From Synergistaceae bacterium, one genomic window encodes:
- a CDS encoding dihydroxyacetone kinase subunit DhaK has product MHWFSDGREYYARKWFTGMLKAHPGRWRLFDSQISSATLFSSDNISDRVAVIISSGGSDGPFSPGFVGENLADAVVVGAPFTAPNAYAIYEAAKALDTGRGVILLYNNFMGDYLNNDMAEELLRIEGHRAVQIPVHDDMGMARGESRENRGGRSGIALMTRIAASASRAGLSLDDIAALLKKANSRMATICVSIDTENNIVTFGRGFSDEPGFKTGQMGMSEAAQETIKLLTEDISPRNDEQILLMVNPLRLAGYDEAYVMGNYLYDSLSANYNILRMNVGVYIHILDGYGFTVTLLSADSELRPFLEGAINGDGFTI; this is encoded by the coding sequence ATGCATTGGTTTAGTGATGGACGGGAATATTACGCCCGCAAATGGTTTACAGGAATGTTAAAAGCTCACCCTGGGCGATGGCGTTTATTTGACAGTCAAATTTCAAGCGCGACTCTATTTTCTTCGGATAATATTTCCGATCGTGTTGCAGTAATCATAAGCAGCGGAGGATCTGACGGCCCTTTTTCGCCCGGTTTTGTCGGTGAGAATTTAGCAGATGCCGTTGTTGTGGGCGCACCGTTCACAGCACCTAATGCCTATGCAATCTACGAAGCAGCAAAAGCCCTTGACACTGGGCGGGGAGTAATTCTACTTTATAATAATTTCATGGGCGACTATCTTAATAACGACATGGCCGAGGAATTATTACGCATTGAAGGACATCGGGCGGTTCAAATTCCTGTACATGATGATATGGGAATGGCTCGTGGAGAATCTCGTGAGAATCGCGGCGGGCGGTCGGGTATTGCGTTAATGACTCGTATTGCTGCGAGTGCGTCAAGGGCTGGACTCTCACTTGATGATATAGCGGCTCTGTTAAAGAAAGCTAATTCAAGAATGGCTACTATTTGCGTGAGTATCGACACAGAAAATAATATAGTAACTTTCGGGCGAGGATTCTCTGATGAGCCGGGATTCAAGACCGGGCAAATGGGAATGTCTGAAGCTGCACAAGAAACTATAAAACTTTTGACTGAAGATATTTCACCTAGAAATGACGAGCAAATTTTGTTAATGGTGAATCCCTTGAGACTGGCCGGCTATGATGAGGCTTATGTAATGGGCAATTATTTATATGATTCACTGAGCGCAAATTATAATATTCTGCGTATGAACGTGGGCGTATATATTCACATTTTAGACGGTTACGGATTCACTGTTACATTATTGAGTGCTGATTCAGAATTAAGGCCGTTCTTAGAAGGTGCTATAAATGGCGATGGATTCACGATTTAA
- a CDS encoding ABC transporter permease, with protein MSENTINKNAAMKNFIMRNMVVVILIALIIGFGVGTSGKFFNMANIVNLTTQMAINAMLSAGLTYVIILGGIDISVGSVAALAGVISTKISLMFPQMSNWGSIPVLILPAILVGVLCGSFTGLMISRFNVVAMIATLAMLTAARGLCFIFSGGTAISGIPKAYSFIGAGRWLVTEGKATGWIPNITIFVIIMVVIMHILLSKTVFGRHVYATGSNRQVAHLAGINTKNVIFWGHVLCSVAAALAGVLNASKLASGQPAACDGYEMYAIAATVLGGTSLTGGSGSVGRAMFGVAVIAVINNGMNLMHVNSYWQKVVIGAIILFAVILDMAQKKTKN; from the coding sequence ATGTCAGAGAATACTATAAACAAGAATGCAGCAATGAAAAATTTTATCATGAGAAATATGGTAGTTGTTATACTTATTGCGCTAATAATCGGGTTCGGTGTGGGAACTTCAGGCAAATTTTTTAACATGGCAAATATCGTGAATCTCACTACGCAAATGGCCATTAATGCAATGTTATCGGCGGGACTCACTTATGTAATTATCTTAGGCGGTATTGATATTTCTGTCGGTTCAGTCGCTGCACTCGCCGGAGTAATCAGTACAAAAATTTCTCTCATGTTCCCGCAAATGAGTAACTGGGGTTCTATTCCCGTTTTGATTCTCCCTGCGATTCTTGTCGGAGTCCTTTGCGGAAGTTTCACCGGCCTAATGATTAGTAGATTCAACGTTGTAGCCATGATTGCGACTCTGGCAATGTTGACGGCTGCTCGTGGGTTATGCTTTATATTTTCAGGAGGTACTGCAATTTCAGGAATTCCTAAGGCTTATAGCTTTATCGGTGCGGGGCGCTGGCTAGTTACTGAGGGGAAGGCTACAGGCTGGATTCCAAATATAACAATCTTTGTTATTATAATGGTCGTGATAATGCATATATTATTAAGTAAAACAGTGTTCGGCCGTCATGTCTACGCAACTGGGAGTAATAGACAAGTCGCCCACTTGGCCGGAATTAACACAAAGAATGTAATTTTCTGGGGTCATGTACTTTGCAGTGTTGCCGCTGCTTTGGCCGGAGTCTTGAATGCCTCAAAACTTGCTTCAGGTCAGCCGGCTGCTTGTGATGGCTATGAGATGTACGCAATTGCTGCGACTGTCTTAGGAGGTACGAGTCTCACAGGCGGAAGCGGTTCAGTGGGCCGTGCAATGTTCGGAGTCGCTGTTATAGCAGTAATCAATAACGGAATGAATTTAATGCACGTTAATTCTTACTGGCAGAAAGTAGTAATCGGAGCAATTATTTTATTTGCTGTTATTCTCGACATGGCACAAAAGAAGACGAAAAATTAA